One segment of Mycobacterium spongiae DNA contains the following:
- a CDS encoding COX15/CtaA family protein, producing MPVGRVLPRLVDLLPEPSLRVQRITAAIVILTQGGIAVTGAIVRVTASGLGCPTWPQCFPGSFTPIAIAEVPRIHQAVEFGNRMITFAVVLAAAAAVVVLTRARRRSEILVYAWLMPVSTVIQAVIGGITVRTGLLWWTVAIHLLTSMTMVWLAVLLYVKVGEPDHGVVRQRVTRPLRMLTALSAVNLAAVLLTGTLVTAAGPHAGDRSPTRTVPRLKVEITTLVHMHSSLLVSYLALLVGLGFGLAAIGASRAIMVRLAVLLVLVFAQAAVGTAQYFTGVPAALVAVHVAGAAACTAATAALWASMRERAEPHPLQG from the coding sequence ATGCCCGTCGGACGCGTCCTGCCGCGGTTGGTGGATCTGCTCCCCGAACCTAGTCTCCGGGTCCAACGGATCACGGCCGCAATCGTCATCCTCACCCAGGGCGGCATCGCGGTAACCGGGGCAATCGTCCGTGTCACCGCATCAGGACTGGGTTGTCCAACCTGGCCGCAGTGCTTTCCGGGCAGCTTCACCCCAATCGCGATTGCCGAGGTGCCTCGGATCCACCAGGCAGTCGAGTTCGGCAACCGAATGATCACCTTCGCGGTCGTCCTCGCCGCGGCCGCGGCGGTGGTGGTCCTCACCCGTGCGCGCCGGCGCTCGGAGATCCTTGTGTACGCGTGGCTGATGCCGGTTTCGACAGTCATACAGGCGGTAATCGGTGGCATCACCGTGCGGACCGGGCTGCTGTGGTGGACGGTGGCCATCCACCTGCTCACCTCGATGACGATGGTGTGGCTGGCGGTGTTGCTCTACGTCAAGGTCGGCGAGCCCGACCACGGAGTCGTCCGCCAGCGGGTAACCCGGCCCCTCCGGATGCTCACAGCGCTAAGCGCGGTGAACCTGGCCGCCGTACTGCTCACGGGCACGCTCGTGACAGCAGCCGGACCGCACGCCGGCGATCGAAGCCCAACCCGCACTGTGCCGCGGCTCAAGGTGGAGATCACCACCCTGGTCCACATGCACTCGTCGCTGCTGGTCTCCTATCTAGCACTCCTGGTTGGGCTGGGCTTCGGGCTCGCGGCCATCGGCGCCAGCCGCGCAATCATGGTTCGGCTTGCCGTGCTGCTCGTCCTGGTTTTCGCGCAGGCCGCCGTCGGAACGGCACAATATTTCACGGGAGTGCCTGCCGCGCTCGTCGCCGTGCACGTGGCCGGCGCGGCGGCCTGCACGGCGGCCACTGCGGCGCTATGGGCGTCGATGCGAGAACGGGCCGAGCCCCATCCGCTGCAAGGCTGA
- a CDS encoding ABC transporter permease, translating to MIQTDPPLFPPGTFAPDPRPSAVPRMLAAQFGLELKLLLRNGEQLLLTMFIPITLLVGLTLLPLGSFGQPRAATFVPVIMALAVVSTAFTGQAIAVAFDRRYGALKRLGATPLPVWGIIVGKSLAVVAVVSLQAIVLGTIGFALGWRPVPVALALGGAIIALGTAGFAALGLLLGGTLRAEIVLAVANLMWFVFAGFGALTVETNVVPTAVKWASRLTPSGALTEALSQATTASPMSVDWFGIVVLAVWGVLAALAARRWFRFT from the coding sequence GTGATTCAAACGGACCCCCCGCTATTCCCCCCGGGCACTTTCGCCCCCGATCCACGTCCCAGTGCCGTTCCCCGGATGCTCGCCGCACAGTTCGGTCTAGAGCTGAAGCTGCTGCTGCGGAACGGGGAGCAACTGCTGCTGACCATGTTCATCCCGATCACCTTGCTGGTCGGTCTCACATTGCTGCCGCTGGGCTCGTTCGGCCAACCTCGCGCCGCCACGTTCGTCCCGGTCATCATGGCGCTCGCGGTGGTTTCCACCGCGTTCACCGGACAGGCCATCGCGGTCGCGTTCGACCGTCGCTACGGCGCACTCAAGCGGCTCGGCGCCACCCCGCTGCCGGTCTGGGGAATCATTGTCGGCAAGTCACTGGCCGTGGTGGCCGTGGTATCCCTGCAGGCAATCGTCTTGGGCACCATCGGCTTTGCCCTTGGGTGGCGACCCGTTCCGGTGGCCCTAGCGCTCGGCGGAGCAATCATCGCCCTGGGCACCGCCGGCTTTGCCGCTCTCGGCCTGTTGCTGGGCGGCACGCTCCGCGCCGAGATCGTCCTGGCGGTCGCGAACCTGATGTGGTTCGTTTTCGCCGGTTTTGGCGCACTGACCGTCGAGACAAACGTGGTCCCGACCGCGGTCAAGTGGGCGTCGCGGCTCACCCCGTCCGGAGCGCTCACCGAAGCGCTGTCGCAGGCAACCACGGCGTCGCCGATGTCAGTGGACTGGTTTGGAATCGTCGTCCTGGCAGTGTGGGGCGTGCTGGCAGCACTGGCCGCGCGGCGCTGGTTCAGATTCACCTAG
- a CDS encoding ABC transporter ATP-binding protein, with protein sequence MTPAPKVPAEPPVVVRLRGVAKNYGTLAAVSNLDLDVHAAQVVALLGPNGAGKTTTVEMCEGFVRPDAGTIEVLGLDPIIDNARLRARIGVMLQGGGGYPAARAGEMLNLVAAYAADPLDPQWLLDTLGLTEAARTTYRRLSGGQQQRLALACALVGRPELVFLDEPTAGMDAHARLLVWELIDVLRRDGVTVVLTTHQLKEAEELADQLVIIDHGVTVAAGTPTELMRSGAKDQVRFTAPPRLDLSRLSAALPEQYRATEVTPGEYLVEGPVDPQVLATVTAWCAQIDVLATDVRVERRSLEDVFLDLTGRKLRQ encoded by the coding sequence GTGACCCCGGCCCCAAAGGTCCCCGCCGAGCCCCCGGTAGTAGTGCGGCTGCGCGGGGTAGCTAAGAACTACGGGACACTCGCGGCGGTCTCCAACCTCGACCTCGACGTCCATGCCGCGCAGGTAGTGGCTCTGCTCGGCCCCAACGGCGCCGGAAAGACGACCACCGTCGAGATGTGCGAGGGCTTCGTCCGGCCGGACGCCGGCACGATCGAGGTGCTCGGCCTCGACCCGATCATCGACAACGCAAGGCTGCGCGCGCGCATCGGCGTGATGTTGCAGGGGGGCGGCGGGTACCCGGCGGCGCGCGCCGGCGAAATGCTCAACCTGGTGGCTGCCTACGCCGCCGACCCTTTGGATCCACAGTGGCTATTGGACACGCTGGGCCTGACCGAGGCAGCCCGGACCACGTATCGACGGCTCTCCGGCGGACAGCAGCAACGGCTCGCCTTGGCGTGCGCCCTAGTCGGACGTCCTGAACTGGTGTTTCTCGACGAGCCGACGGCGGGGATGGATGCTCACGCGCGGCTATTGGTGTGGGAATTGATCGATGTGCTGCGCCGAGACGGGGTCACGGTGGTGCTGACCACCCATCAACTCAAGGAGGCCGAGGAACTGGCCGATCAGCTCGTCATCATCGACCACGGGGTGACCGTGGCCGCGGGAACACCGACTGAATTGATGCGCAGTGGCGCGAAAGACCAAGTGAGGTTCACCGCGCCACCCCGGCTCGACCTGTCCCGGTTGTCCGCTGCCTTGCCGGAGCAGTACCGGGCCACCGAAGTGACGCCGGGCGAATACCTGGTCGAAGGGCCGGTGGACCCGCAGGTGCTGGCGACTGTCACGGCGTGGTGCGCCCAGATCGACGTGCTGGCCACCGACGTGCGGGTCGAGCGGCGCAGCCTCGAAGACGTGTTCCTGGACCTCACCGGCAGAAAGTTGCGGCAGTGA
- the mptB gene encoding polyprenol phosphomannose-dependent alpha 1,6 mannosyltransferase MptB, producing MAARHHTLSSSIASLHGDEQAVGSPLNTTELTALARTRIFGATGTVLMAIGALGAGARPVVQDPTFGVRLLNLPSRIQTVSLTMTTTGAVMMALAWLMLGRFTLGERRMSRGELDRTLLLWILPLLIAPPMYSKDVYSYLAQSQISREGLDPYQVGPASGLGLGHVFTLSVPSLWRETPAPYGPLFLWLGRGISSLTGENIVAAVLCHRAVVLVGVALIVWATPRLARRCGVAEVSALWLGAANPLLIMHLVAGIHNEALMLGLMLTGTEFALRGLDISDMKHLKPNSWWPRLATRRAKGTEGGRVIRFCPDWEPLGMLLLGSILITLSSQVKLPSLLAMGFVTMALANRWGGTLRALLLAGTSMAALSLTVMAVVGWASGLGFGWMFTLGTANVVRSWMSPPTLLALGTGQVGILLGLGDHTTAVLSLTRAIGVLIIMVMVCWLLLAVLRGRLHPVGGLGVALAVTVLLFPVVQPWYLLWAIIPLAAWATRTGFRVAAIIVTLIVGIFGPTANGDRFAMFQIVDATIASAAIVVVLIALTFTRLPWLRLPGLPIENSEPDQHVVAEDAPDPPTSSATAATREPTASPGAYADST from the coding sequence ATGGCAGCCCGCCACCACACGCTGAGCTCGTCGATCGCCAGCTTGCATGGCGACGAGCAAGCGGTGGGATCGCCGCTGAACACTACCGAGCTCACCGCTCTTGCGCGCACTCGCATCTTCGGTGCCACCGGCACCGTGCTGATGGCGATCGGCGCACTCGGCGCCGGGGCGAGACCGGTGGTCCAGGACCCCACATTCGGGGTTCGACTGCTCAACCTGCCGTCGCGAATCCAGACGGTGTCACTGACGATGACCACAACCGGGGCAGTCATGATGGCGCTGGCTTGGTTGATGCTCGGCCGGTTCACGCTGGGCGAGAGGCGGATGTCACGCGGCGAACTCGACCGCACCCTGCTGCTGTGGATCCTGCCGCTGCTGATAGCGCCACCGATGTACAGCAAGGATGTCTACTCCTACCTGGCCCAGAGCCAGATATCGCGGGAGGGGCTGGACCCCTATCAGGTGGGGCCGGCGTCTGGCCTAGGCCTCGGCCACGTATTCACGCTGTCGGTTCCCAGCCTGTGGCGAGAGACGCCGGCGCCGTACGGTCCGTTGTTCTTGTGGCTTGGACGCGGAATCTCATCGCTAACCGGGGAGAACATCGTTGCCGCGGTGCTCTGTCACCGCGCCGTGGTGTTGGTCGGCGTGGCACTGATTGTGTGGGCGACCCCGCGACTGGCTCGTCGGTGCGGTGTCGCCGAAGTCAGCGCATTGTGGCTGGGCGCGGCCAATCCGCTCCTCATCATGCACCTGGTTGCCGGCATTCATAACGAAGCTCTGATGCTCGGGCTGATGCTGACCGGCACGGAATTCGCGCTGCGCGGCCTGGATATCAGCGACATGAAACACCTGAAACCCAACTCCTGGTGGCCCCGCTTGGCGACCAGAAGGGCCAAAGGGACAGAAGGCGGCCGAGTCATCAGGTTCTGCCCGGACTGGGAACCACTCGGCATGCTGCTGCTGGGGTCGATCCTGATCACGCTGTCATCGCAAGTGAAGCTGCCATCCCTGCTGGCCATGGGCTTTGTCACCATGGCCCTGGCCAACCGCTGGGGCGGCACCCTGCGCGCGCTGTTGCTGGCCGGCACTTCGATGGCGGCGTTGTCACTGACCGTGATGGCGGTCGTTGGCTGGGCCAGTGGGCTTGGATTCGGCTGGATGTTCACCCTGGGCACCGCCAACGTGGTCCGCAGCTGGATGTCGCCACCGACGCTGCTCGCCCTGGGCACCGGACAAGTCGGCATTCTGCTGGGCCTGGGCGATCACACTACCGCGGTGCTGTCACTGACCCGTGCCATCGGCGTGCTGATCATCATGGTGATGGTGTGCTGGCTGCTACTTGCCGTGTTGCGTGGTCGATTGCACCCTGTCGGCGGACTCGGCGTCGCGTTGGCGGTCACGGTGCTGCTGTTCCCGGTCGTGCAACCGTGGTACCTCTTGTGGGCCATCATTCCGCTGGCGGCATGGGCGACACGCACGGGATTCCGCGTAGCGGCAATCATCGTCACCCTCATCGTGGGCATCTTCGGTCCGACCGCAAACGGCGACCGCTTCGCGATGTTCCAGATTGTGGATGCAACCATCGCCAGCGCCGCCATCGTGGTGGTACTCATCGCGCTGACATTCACCCGCCTGCCGTGGCTGCGACTACCGGGACTGCCGATCGAGAACAGCGAACCGGATCAGCACGTGGTCGCGGAGGATGCGCCGGACCCGCCGACTTCTTCGGCGACCGCGGCGACCCGCGAGCCGACCGCGTCGCCCGGCGCCTACGCTGATTCCACGTGA
- a CDS encoding helix-turn-helix transcriptional regulator produces MDRFSELRHTGVVKIQSELAAAPAAPAAGSDGHTRRAIVRLLLESGSITAGEIGDRLGLSAAGVRRHLDALREAGDAESAPAASWQHVGRGRPAKRYRLTTAGRAKLEHSYDDLASAAMRQLREIGGEDAVRTFARRRIDAILADVEAADSDNDAALEAAADRIATALTKAGYVATTTRVGGPIHGVQICQHHCPVSHVAEEFPELCEAEQQAMAEVLGTHVQRLATIVNGDCACTTHVPLTLAPSPRPPATSTEGAST; encoded by the coding sequence CTGGACCGATTCTCGGAATTGCGTCACACTGGTGTTGTGAAAATCCAATCCGAGCTGGCTGCAGCCCCTGCAGCCCCCGCGGCCGGGTCGGATGGGCACACCCGCCGGGCCATCGTGCGGTTGCTGTTGGAGTCGGGGTCGATCACGGCCGGTGAGATCGGTGATCGGCTGGGACTTTCGGCCGCCGGCGTGCGGCGCCATCTCGATGCGCTGCGCGAGGCGGGCGACGCCGAATCCGCGCCAGCCGCGTCATGGCAGCACGTGGGACGCGGGCGGCCGGCTAAGCGCTACCGGCTGACCACGGCGGGCCGGGCGAAGCTCGAGCATTCCTACGACGACTTGGCGTCGGCAGCAATGCGCCAGCTGCGGGAAATCGGCGGTGAGGATGCCGTGCGGACATTCGCCCGGCGGCGCATCGACGCGATCTTGGCCGATGTCGAGGCAGCCGATAGCGACAACGACGCCGCTCTGGAGGCGGCCGCCGACCGCATCGCCACCGCCCTCACCAAAGCCGGCTACGTCGCCACCACCACCCGGGTGGGCGGGCCAATCCACGGTGTGCAAATCTGCCAGCATCATTGCCCGGTATCTCATGTCGCCGAGGAATTCCCGGAGTTGTGTGAAGCCGAGCAACAGGCCATGGCCGAGGTGCTGGGCACCCATGTCCAGCGGTTGGCAACGATCGTCAACGGCGACTGTGCATGTACCACGCACGTACCCCTAACGCTGGCGCCCAGCCCGCGTCCACCCGCTACGAGCACCGAAGGAGCGTCTACATGA